Within Methanobrevibacter sp., the genomic segment ACAGCATTTCAACTTTAGCATGGACACTCCATTCAACGAATTGACTACAGAACAGCAAGATACAATATTATATGGCTGCAACGATAAAATACCTTTTACTTTCAAACGTAGAAACAGGTCATATCAGGTAAACCGTAAGTTTGAAGGTGTAATTCCAAGAATGGAACGTTTATATTTGGAAACCAAATCCAACTACAATAGGAAATATATTTCCAAATTCATGAGTGACCATAAGTGTCATGTCTGTGGTGGTAAAAGGCTTCGTCCTGAAGCATTGGCAGTTACAGTTGGAGGAAAATCAATTGCAGACATTGTAGAGATGTCTATTAAGGATTCCTATCAGTTCTTCTTAGATTTGGAACTTAATGAAAGGGAAAATTTCATTGCCAAAGAAGTTTTAAAGGAAATTCGTGAAAGATTAAAATTCCTAGTTGATGTAGGTTTGGATTACCTGTCAATGGAAAGGTCTTCAGGAACATTGTCTGGAGGAGAAGCTCAAAGAATAAGGCTTGCAACCCAAATCGGGTCTGGTTTGGTGGGAGTATTGTATATTTTGGATGAGCCTAGTATCGGTCTTCATCAAAGGGACAATGTAAAACTTATTGAAACTCTTAAAAGACTTAAAAACCTTGGAAATACCTTGATTGTTGTTGAACACGATGAAGAAACAATATTGTCTGCCGACTATGTTGTGGACATTGGCCCTGGAGCCGGAGAACATGGTGGTAAGATAATAGCTGCAGGAACTCCATCCGACATAATGAATTCAGAGGATTCAATAACTGGAAAATACTTGTCAAGACAGGAAGTAATCGACATTCCAACTTCTCGCCGACCTGGAAATGGTAAATTCATTAACATTATAGGTGCAAAGCAGAACAATCTTAAAGATATTGATGTTGACATTCCATTAGGGAAATTTACATGTGTTACTGGAGTCAGCGGCTCCGGTAAAAGTAGTCTGATTAATGAGATTTTATATAAGGGACTATCTGAAAAATTAAACAATAAATTTGCATTTTCAGGCAAATACGATGATATCAAAGGTTATGAAAACATCGATAAGATCATAGCCATTGATCAGAAACCTATTGGAAGAACTCCGAGATCAAATCCGGCTACCTACACAGGTTTGTTTACATATATTCGTGAATTATTCGCAGAAACTCCTGAAGCTAAAGCAAGAGGCTATAAACCTGGTAGATTCAGTTTTAATGTAAAAGGAGGAAGATGCGAAGCATGTTCTGGTGACGGAATAGTTCAGATAGAAATGCACTTCTTGGCTGACGTTTATGTCCCTTGTGAGGTTTGTGGTGGAAAACGTTACAATGATGAAACATTGGATATTAGATATAAGGGTAAAAACATCTATGAAGTTCTTGAAATGACTGTGGATGAAGCATTGGAGTTCTTTGAGAACATTCCCAAAATACAGAAAAAACTTCAAACATTGCATGACGTTGGATTGGGATATATGAAAATCGGTCAGCCGGCCACAACATTATCTGGTGGGGAAGCTCAAAGAATCAAGCTTGCTAAGGAATTGTCAAGAACAAGCACAGGCAAAACCATGTATATTCTTGATGAGCCAACAACAGGTCTTCACTTTGCAGACATTAAAAGATTATTAGATGTGCTTAATCGTTTAACAGATTCTGGAAATTCAGTTGTTGTAATTGAACATAATTTGGACGTTATCAAAACTGCAGATCATATAATTGACTTAGGCCCTGAAGGTGGAGATGGTGGCGGTCAGATAATAGCTACCGGAACTCCAGAAGAGATTGCAAAACAGGACACCTACACTGGACAGTTCCTGCAGCAGATGCTCACTAACAACATCACTCCTTATGCAAAGGAGCTTGTTGAGCAGAAAATGAGTAAATAGAAATATTTATTAAATCATGTAATCAAAAGTTTTAACTATATTATTTTATATAGTTTTTAACTTTTTTAATGAGGAGATTACATGAAAAGTAAATTTTTAGAACCATTTTTAATTTTTATTCGCGGTTTATTAATGGGTTCTGCAGATATTGTTCCAGGGGTTTCAGGAGGAACAATAGCTTTAATCACTGGAATATATGAACATCTGGTTCATGCGATTAGTAAAATAAGGTTCAGATGCCTAAAGCCTTTGCTGAAAGGAAATTTCAACGAGTTCAAGTTGAAATTCGAGGAAGATATTGATTATAGGTTTTTCATACCACTTCTTTTAGGGATTGGTATAGCAATGCTAAGTTTGGCTAAGGTCATCACTTATTGTATGGATGTATACACTGCAGTTACATATTCCTTCTTTTTAGGTCTTATTTTGGCTTCTTCCTATGTATTGTATAGGCAAATTGCTAAGGTAAGTCTGAAACATATATTTTTTACAGTAATTGGTTTGGTTTTGGCATATATTTTTGTAAGCTTAAATCCGATTGCAGCTAACCATTCTTTGCCGGTATTGTTCGTTTCAGGTTTGATAGCTATCTGTGCAATGATTCTGCCGGGGATTTCAGGATCGTTTCTATTGCTCCTTTTAGGCCAATATGAACATATGCTTAATGCTATTGAAACATTCAATATTGTAGAGATAGTCGTTTTCATTGTTGGTGCAGTTATTGGTATTTTGGGTTTTTCAAGACTTTTAAATTACTTGCTTGAAAACTATAAGGAAATGACAATGGCATTTTTAATAGGTGTAATGATAGGTACTCTTAAGATTCCTGCAGTCAACATTGTTCAATCAGCTTCTACAGGAATATTTGATATTGTTACATGCATTGTAGCTGCTGTTGCAGGTCTTGTCATTATCATTGTTATGGAAACTAGATTTGATTATATTGAATAGTTTCTATTTTTCTTTTTTATCCATGAGGGTGATAGAGATTTTTAAGTGGCTGATTTAGAGGAGGAAGTAAAATAATCCCAATAAGTAAGACTCAATATATTTAACAGATAACATAATCCTATCTATCTGAAAAACAATGAATTGTAAACAATGATAATCTAGTGCTTTTTTAAGGATTCAAAAATAAATTAGCTTGTGATTCATTTGTTTCCAGCTTGAGAATGGTGCTGGGGATTGTTTCAACATAGATTTCAACAGTTATAAAGTATATGTTAATGACAAGACCATAAATTAATTTTTAACCTTCTTTTTAAAAATAGTCCAGGTTAAAATTGCTCAATTAAGTTTTATTTCAAAAAAAAAAAGAAAAAAATGAAGAAGTTTAGTATTCAAATCTGGAATTAAGTCTTACGTGATATTTGTAAACTCCTTCGTGTTCGCTAAGTTTGTATGCATCATAGGCAGAGTATAGTTGATATATTATTGATGCCACTGCAATTAAGTATGAGTATGGAATAAATGCCCAGAGAATTAGAGCAATAATAAACATTCCTACACCTTTTTGAACAGCGCCTTCAAATATTTGACTTATTCCAGGTAGGAAAAATCCTACAACTGTTGCTAATATTCTATTTACCATATTTTCACCTCTTTAAGTGCTTATACTTAAAAAAGTTATTGTATATAAATGTATGTTAATGTACCTTTAATAAGAAAATACGGATATCTGGGAATGCTTTTGATTAATTTCAAAATAAAAAAAGAAAATTGTTTTAAAATTAAATAATAAGTTTCTTTAGAGAAACTTATATTTATTCGATTTTGTAAGCGTTTATTGCAATGATAATTGCATATATTGTTAATATGCCGAAGAAGTATGGCCCATAGAATGGTCCCATTACAAATCCTAAAACCCAAAGAATGATAGCTATTAAAAGAAGAACTCCTCCTTTATAACTTTCTCCTTGTAATATTTGTCCAAGTCCTGGTACGAAAAATGAAATTATTCCTGCTAATGCTCTATCAATCATATTTTTCACCTCTTTTTTAAGTAATTCATATTAAGTACAAAAAGGTTTATAAATGTTTCTTTTATTTAGAACTTTTCATCTTCATATTAAATATTGTTTTAAAGTGTTAAAAATTAATTAAATAGGCTATATTGACTTTAAATACAATAAAAACTATTTATAATTCTTATTTTAAATAATAATGTAGTAATAATCTTTTATTTTAAATTTAAAAATCCGGTGATAAAATTGGATGATGAAAATGGTTTAGTTAGAAACAATGTTCCATATCATCGCCATGATTATCTTTTGAAGCATATCATAGGTGACGATGAGCAGGATTTCTTGGATCTGTTGGAGCTGGATTACACATTCAAAGATTAAGGGCAACAGAATCTGTGGAAATTTTACAGTACAAGTTCGAAATGGATACCCTGATTGAAACCAGTGAAGGCGTCTCAATAAATGTGGAGGTGCAAAGCAACGGTCTTCCCAATCAAAAACTGGCCAAAATCGGAATTTATAAATTAATAAAGTGCGTTTATGGAAATGAAAAAAATATTGACTGTTGTTCTGGATTTGGACAACAATACAGAAGGAGAAATAAATAATGTGGTCTGTGAGGACATTCTGATAGGATACATTAACAAGACATTAAGAAAATATAAAGCAAATCATATATTAAATAATATTACAAATAAAATAAATAACGATGAAACAATTTCGGGCAAGGAACTATTGCTCTTTAAATTAATTACATATGCTTCATTTGACGAGAGCATCGAATCTTTATTGAAGAAGGCATGTTTGATTACAAATAAGATAAGGATTCAAGTTTAAGGACAGATATTAAGGAAATACAGTTGTATTTATGTGAAACAATACCGGAAATAAAGGATAGGTAGGGGTTAAGATTGATAATCAAGGAATAGAGTGGACTTTATAATTATGGGAAAGCAGAAGGTGTGAAGGAAGTTGCTTTGAGGATGAGAGATAATAATTTTCCTTTGGATGAAATTTCCTTTGCTACTGGTCTTTCTGAAGAGGAAATTATTGACTTATAATTCTTTTAAAAATATTTGAGAACATGTTAGTTTTAAAGAAATTAAAAAAACAATGGAAATTATATCCAATAGGATCTCCAAAAGGTGCGTTAAACACCAAAAGGACTCCTGAATTTGTCGGAACAATCAAATTCAAAGAGGATGATGAAGGTAATATTTCAATTAACCGTTTCATAGCAGATTATAGCTATAATGACAATTCCACATTAAACGAGAAGCTCATGCCTCCTCAAGAAGTAATCAAGCTTCTAAGATCACAGGCAGTATTTCTTGCTAGCAGAGATAAAAAAGTGGAGGATTACTTAAAATCACTCAATATCAAGGTCAGACACACAAAAGTCTGTGATTACTGCGCATATGATGGGGATATCACTATCGTAAACTCCGATTATTCATATAAGCACAACAATCAGGTAATATGCAAACAATGTGCATATGACACAATAAAAAATGAAATCAAAATTAGGGGTTTCGATAAAAAGATCTTTAGAAATCTTAAAAATTTGCTTGAAAAAACTGGAAACTTATCAGAAGTATTATCAGTACTCTCTCCCAATTTTGATGCAATCAAAAATAAAAACCTCACGTTATTTGATAGAATAGATAATAAGTCAAAGATTAAAATACCAGACATTGAAATGAAACGCCTTAAAATTCCTAAAAGGTTTAGGGATATTCTTATTAAAAACGGTAATAAAAAACTTCTTCCAGTTCAGATTTTAGCTATTAAGGATGGTCTTCTTAAAGGTCAGGACGAGCTTGTTGTAAGCGCTACCGGAAGTGGTAAAACACTTGTTGGCGAACTTGCAGGAATAACTCAGGCCTTGAATGGTAAAAAATTTGTTTTCCTAACTCCTTTGGTGGCATTGGCTAATCAGAAGTACAGGGATTTTAAAAAAAAATATAAAAAATTAGGATTAAATGTAGCTATTAAGGTAGGTCGTAATCGTGTTAAAGCAAAGGGAGAACTTAAACTTCCGGATTCAGACATTTCAAAAGCAGATATAGTTGTTGCAACTTATGAGGGCATTGATTATCTTTTAAGAAGTGGCAATACAAAGGCTCTTAAAGATTTGGGGGTTGTTTTAATTGACGAGATTCACATGATTGACGATGAGGATCGTGGAACCCGTTTAAACGGCTTAATTAAAAGAATAAAACATTTATATCCACACACTCAAATGATTGGTCTTTCAGCAACCATTAAAAATCCCAAGTTCTTAGCTTCAGAATTTAACATGAAACTGGTGGAATATCCAAATAGGCCAGTTCCATTGGAAAGGCATTTGGTTTATTTAAGAAACGAGTCAGAAAAACGTTTTTTAATGAGTAAATTAGTTAAAAAGGAGTATAATACCAAATCTTCAAGAGGATATAGGGGGCAAACTATAATCTTCACCAATTCAAGGCGTAAAACTCATCAGATAGCAAATTATCTTCAAAACAAAAAGATTAATGCCGCAGCTTATCATGCAGGTTTATCCTATAACAAGAAAGAGAAAATAGAAAAAGATTTTGACAAAGGAAAAATATCCGTTGTTGTAACTACTGCCGCTTTAGCAGCAGGGGTTGATTTTCCCGCTTCTCAAGTAATATTTGATAGTTTAATAATGGGGAATAAGTGGATTTCCCCTAATGAATTTTCACAGATGCTTGGACGTGCAGGAAGACCTAGCTATCATGACAGGGGAATTGTATATCTTTTGCCGGAAGTTGGGAACTCTTTTGAAGGTGTTAGTGAAGAGGCAATGGCTTTAGAACTTCTTGAAAGCGATAGCGAGGATGTTTATATTGAGTATGATGAAGAAAGTGCCTATGAACAAATCCTTGCAGACATTTCTTCAAAATCAATTAAAAACATGCAACAGCTGCATGATTTTTATAAAGGGGTTGATATTCCAGTCAGCTTAAAAATAACTGCTGATGAGTTGGAAGATTTAGGCTTAATAGATATAGATCCAAATTCAAGAATAGGGGTGACTGATTATGGAAGGGCTGTTTCAATGTCATTTTTATCAATTCCCGATGCTGAGTTCATCCGGTCTTCTTTAGATAGTAGGAGCTATCTTAAAAACTATGTTAAGCAATCTCCATTTTATAAAAACAAGGATAAGATGAATAGATTGAAGGTAAAGATTTTAGCTATTGCAATGGATTTGGAAATGTTTGAAAATGCATATCTGTCTTCTGTTATTCATAACCAAATTGCAAATGCATTAAAAATCAAATTTTCAACAAGGCTTTTTGCAGAATCCACACTGGACATCATTTCCAGCGGAGAGGCAATTGAAAAGCTGGATAAGAAATATCAGGATGCAATCATAGCTCTTCAATCTGACTTCTTAAAATGCAAATGTGAAGATAGGCCATTTTGCAGGTGTCTTCAACTTGGAATTAGTGAAGTAATTATAAATGAGCGTTTAAAGGGCAACGACCCTATTGACATTTCAAACAAGCTATTCAGAAAATATCAGATTCAGGTTTATCCAGGAGACATATTTGCATGGCTCGACAACTTCATTAAGAATTTGGATGCGATCAAAAGGATTGCAGGTTCATTTAACAACAAAAAGGTTGAAAAGGAAACTCACAAATTAATAAAGGCTATTGAAAATGGTTGAAATCTTCTAAAGTCAGGTATTGGATTTTTAACTTTTTACAGGCTTCTTTTATTTTTTCAATTGCTAGTTGGGAGTTTTCAAAATATATCAAATGGCTTTCACAGTTACAATCAGAACAACCGAACTTCGGAACCGTTTTTTCATTTTCAGATATGTGTCTTGCTAATTCACATTCCATTTTCTCATCAGATACATGCATCATTACATTTAATACATTTGTGCTATCATTTAATAGGAGATAATCAATATGCCAATGTTTTCGTTTATCGTTACTTAAATGTCTGCGTACTCTCCCTTCAAGTGAGTTCATTGCAGAGCCGATATACACATAACAGCCTTTCTTAAATTCAATTTCGCCCAAAACTTTACCGATTTTGATTATTGAGTCTTTATCCAAATCAACAATCAGACAATAAGTTCCTTTCATATTTATAATTAAGTTTCAATATATTAAAGTATATGATTTTTGAAATAACTACAAAAGGACATAAAAATGTAACTTCAAATCATAAATCCACATTTGAAATTACAACAGATCCTGAAATCGGACCAACTGCAGATTGTATTATTGGTGTAGCTATGGATAAAACTATGAATAACTTTTCTGAGGAGTTCAAATCTAAGATAGCTAATCCCAGCACAGAAATTCATGTTATTTTAGATACTGAAAATGGCCATGATGAGATAGTTGGTTATGGTCATGAGGATTTGGATTTGACCCATCAGAGTGACATTGTTTGTCGAAAAAGCGATTATGTCTGCAATAGAACATTGATGATTAATGCAGATAAGGCTGCAAAAGATTTGGATAAGAATCTTATTGATGATTTAAAACAGGAAAAAGAAATGAAAGTTATTATTAAATTAGTGATATAAATGAGATTGGTTAGTATTGCAAGTGGAAGCAGTGGAAACTGTACTTTAATAGATACAGAGGAAACACATATCTTAGTGGATGCTGGAATCACTAGAAAAAGAATTTCTGAAGGATTAAATGAGGTTGGCGTTTCCATCGATGAAATTGATGGGATTGTTATAACCCACGAACACATTGATCATATCAGGGCCCTTGGGGTTATTTCAAGAAATGACGACATTCAGATATATGCAACTGCCGGAACAATGGAAGGTATAAAAAATAGGAAGGATTTGGGAAAAATCAATGCAGATTATTTTAATGTCATAGAAACAGGCATATCATTTGAAATAGGTGACATTACAGTTTCTCCATTCGAAACATATCATGACACCAATGAGCCATGCGGTTATACCTTCACTCAAAATGACAAGAAAGCTGCTGTAATGACTGATACGGGGATTTATGATGGTGCAATTGCAGAAATGCTTAAGGATTGCAACGCTTTGCTTTTGGAATCAAATCATGATATTGAAATGTTGAGGAATGGGGATTATCCTGAATTTTTAAAGCGCAGAATATTGGGAAATGAGGGACACATGTCCAATCATTTATGTGCACATCTAATTGAAAAGATTCTCCATGATGGTGTTGCGGGTGTTGTTTTGGGACATTTAAGCAAAGACAACAATACTCCTGAAAAGGCATTGGAAACTGTCAAGCAGAGAATCAATGAATATCACGAGGAATGCGATGCCGATGATTTTGACATCTTCGTTGCTGAAAGACATTCCGTGTCCAGGGTAATCGAATTTTAGCCACATGTTAAAATTTGGAAAAATGTAGGATTTGGGTTAAGTTTATATAGTATATTAAACATACTTTTAAATACTGATTTTATTACCCTTTAATGCGGGGGTGGTCGAGCGGTCAAAGGCGATAGGTTGAGGGCCTATTGGGTTAGTCCCTTCGCGGGTTCAAGTCCCGTCCCCCGCACTCTAACAAATATTAACTATTTTTGATTATTATGTCTCATGATTTAGAAAAAGCAATAACAGACAAAGAAGGGAATGTTTTGGTAGATATTGAAGTTTCTCCAAACTCTAAAAAATTTGAAATTTCCGATTACAACGACTGGAGAAATAGGATTGAAATCAGAATAAAACAGGTTCCTCAAAAGGGCAAGGCTAATAAGGAAATTTGTAAAGAGCTGTCTAATATTTTTGATTGTGATGTTGCTATTTTTAAAGGAGAAAAATCCTCTCAGAAAACCGTAATATTTAAAAATTCTTCAAAGGAAGCTATTTTAAATAAATTTCTAGAAGTGATGGATTAATTAATTATTTATGTATTTAATTTTAAAGTATAGATTAGGTGTATAATATGAAGGCAGTAATTCCGGCAGCAGGTTTTGGAACAAGATTTTTACCTGCAACTAAAGCACAACCAAAAGAAATGTTACCTGTTTTTGACAAACCAACTATTCAATATGTGATTGAGGAGGCAGTGGCTTCTGGAATCGATGACATTTTAATTGTAACAGGTAAAAACAAACGTTCAATTGAAGATCACTTTGACAAATCCTTTGAACTAGAATATACTCTTCAGACAGCAGGAAAAGATGACTATCTAAAACAAGTAAGGGAAATTACAGATTTGGCAGATATATGTTATGTTCGTCAAAAAGAACAAAAGGGACTTGGAGATGCAATATATTGTGCTAGAAAACATATTGGGAATGAACCTTTTGCTGTAATGCTTGGAGATACAATAACAAAAGGTAAGGAACCATGTACAAAACAATTGATTGACGTTTACAATAAATATGATGCTTCAGCTATTGCAGTTGAAGAGGTTCCTATTGAAAAAGTAGAAAGATATGGAATTATCAAAGGAGAGGAAATTGAAAAGGATATCTATAGGATAGATCAGTTGGTAGAAAAACCTTTAAAAGACCACGCGCCTTCAAATTTAGCTATTATGGGTCGTTATGTTTTAACTCCTGATATTTTTGACAAATTGGAAGAAACAGAACCCGGTGTTGGTGGTGAAATACAGCTAACAGATGCCTTATCAAAATTAGACGCTATTTATGGTGCTGTTTTCGACGGTAAAACATATGATATTGGAAATCGTTTGGAATGGTTAAAAACATCTATTGAATTTGCTTTGGATGATTCTAATTCCAGAGATGATTTAATAGAATATCTAAAAACAATTATCTGATTTGGGTAGAAATTAGCCCTACTTACTTTTTTTTTATTTTTGTAATTTAATATTCCACATTTTCTTGATAAATTTGAAAAAAAGTTTGATATATTAAATATCATTAAAAATAGAAAATTTTACTATTTTAGAAAAATAATTGAAGGTTATTTCAATTATTTCATCATTAAATCCATTATGCTATAAGGATCGTCTTCTGTTTTTGGTTTTGGCTGTGCAAGGCCAGGAATTGCATTTCTTGCAAATTCTTTATTTGCCTTTTTTGAAACATCATCAAAAATCATTTTATATGCAGTGCACTGAGGGTCCACTGCTTTGGATGTTCCTGTAGCTACAATTGCATTATATGGACATCCTCCAAGACAATATTTCATATGTCTGCATTTTTTACAGTTTTCTTCAACATATTCTTTAAATTCCTGAAGTTTTTTCCACGCTGCAGATGTTTTCAAGTCCTCAAAAGAAGGATTGTCCCCCACATTTCCAAGAACATAGTCATCCATCCCAACAAAACGATAACAAGGATAGATGGATCCATCAGCACCGACAGCAAGAGTTACTCCAATACAATCGGCAAATGTGCATAAGGTACCTCTTCTTCTAAGTGTACTTTTAGCTATATGGTCCAGATCCATTATGGAAAATTTATCTAAATCGTATAGGTATTTGTCCAGCCAATCAACCAACAATTTTCCATGTTCCTCTTGATCAAGGGTCCATGGATCAGCATTATCTCCACGTAATGATGGAAGAGCTGCATGTATTTTTAAATTCATTTCATTTTCTTTAAAAAAGTCATAAAGCTCATCACTATAATCCTTAGAATAATCGGTTACGGTTAAAACAAAGTTAATGTTCAATCCATTATCTTTAGCTAGATGATAACTGTCCATTGTTCTTTTAAAGTATCCTTCTCCTCTCTGATAATCATTTATGTCTTCAGGACCATCAATACTTGTACTTATTGTAATATTGTATTTTTTAAATAGGTCAATCAATTCTTGATCTAAAAGCCAAATATTACTTTGCAATGAATATCCTTCAACATTTGGAAGTGTATTTAACTTTTCAAGAGCATATTTGTAGAAATCATAACCTGCAAGTAAGGGTTCTCCTCCATGGAATGTAAAATGAACTTTATCATCTCTAAAATCTTTTAGCCAATCTACAATCTGGTCTATAATTTTAATATCCATTACAGGACTCTCTTTTTCTGAACCCCAACAATATTTGCAGTTTGATGGACAATTAAGTGTTGGAATTATCATTACATGAAATGTCATTTTTATCCGTAGTATTTGTTTAGTTCTTTAATTATTTTTTTCTTTTCATCTTCTTCCATATTTTCGTTAACAAGGAAGATATATCCGCATTCATCACATTTTACAGTGTCTAATTCTGCATGTGCTTTATAATTGTCTAACATACGTCTATGTGCGGTTTTATCTTTAGATCCACATTTTGGACATGGTGCGAGTAATTCTTCAAGTTTCATTTTTATAACCTCCAAATTATATTTATTTTTATTATTTAAAAGAATTTTTGATATATTGGCATTCCGATATGTTTGATGAACCATAGTTTAAATCCAAAGAAATGACCTTCAAATTCTTTCTGTACCTTTGAGAGTTCTTTTGGTATGTCTAGATGTTGAGGGCATTTTCTTAAACATTTTCTACAGCTATTACAAAGCCCTGCATTTGTCTGGTCATTCATAACACCTCCAACAGAGGTGAAATAATTGATAAGGCTTCTGTTTATCAATCCCTTTTGATTAAATAGGAATTTTTCATTATATACTTTCATG encodes:
- a CDS encoding MBL fold metallo-hydrolase; the encoded protein is MRLVSIASGSSGNCTLIDTEETHILVDAGITRKRISEGLNEVGVSIDEIDGIVITHEHIDHIRALGVISRNDDIQIYATAGTMEGIKNRKDLGKINADYFNVIETGISFEIGDITVSPFETYHDTNEPCGYTFTQNDKKAAVMTDTGIYDGAIAEMLKDCNALLLESNHDIEMLRNGDYPEFLKRRILGNEGHMSNHLCAHLIEKILHDGVAGVVLGHLSKDNNTPEKALETVKQRINEYHEECDADDFDIFVAERHSVSRVIEF
- the galU gene encoding UTP--glucose-1-phosphate uridylyltransferase GalU, with product MKAVIPAAGFGTRFLPATKAQPKEMLPVFDKPTIQYVIEEAVASGIDDILIVTGKNKRSIEDHFDKSFELEYTLQTAGKDDYLKQVREITDLADICYVRQKEQKGLGDAIYCARKHIGNEPFAVMLGDTITKGKEPCTKQLIDVYNKYDASAIAVEEVPIEKVERYGIIKGEEIEKDIYRIDQLVEKPLKDHAPSNLAIMGRYVLTPDIFDKLEETEPGVGGEIQLTDALSKLDAIYGAVFDGKTYDIGNRLEWLKTSIEFALDDSNSRDDLIEYLKTII
- a CDS encoding DUF123 domain-containing protein; this translates as MKGTYCLIVDLDKDSIIKIGKVLGEIEFKKGCYVYIGSAMNSLEGRVRRHLSNDKRKHWHIDYLLLNDSTNVLNVMMHVSDEKMECELARHISENEKTVPKFGCSDCNCESHLIYFENSQLAIEKIKEACKKLKIQYLTLEDFNHFQ
- a CDS encoding DUF368 domain-containing protein, with product MGSADIVPGVSGGTIALITGIYEHLVHAISKIRFRCLKPLLKGNFNEFKLKFEEDIDYRFFIPLLLGIGIAMLSLAKVITYCMDVYTAVTYSFFLGLILASSYVLYRQIAKVSLKHIFFTVIGLVLAYIFVSLNPIAANHSLPVLFVSGLIAICAMILPGISGSFLLLLLGQYEHMLNAIETFNIVEIVVFIVGAVIGILGFSRLLNYLLENYKEMTMAFLIGVMIGTLKIPAVNIVQSASTGIFDIVTCIVAAVAGLVIIIVMETRFDYIE
- a CDS encoding DUF167 family protein, which translates into the protein MSHDLEKAITDKEGNVLVDIEVSPNSKKFEISDYNDWRNRIEIRIKQVPQKGKANKEICKELSNIFDCDVAIFKGEKSSQKTVIFKNSSKEAILNKFLEVMD
- the uvrA gene encoding excinuclease ABC subunit UvrA, translated to MEVNSKKQIVVKGAKEHNLQNIDLAIPRDEFVVITGLSGSGKSSLAFDTIYAEGQRRYVESLSAYARQFLGQMKKPEMDYIEGLSPAISIDQKTTKENPRSTVGTITEIYDYLRLLYARIGIPHCPNCGKEVSHQTIGQIGDNIMDEGEGLKIQILAPIVKDKKGEHKQVFEDLRNKGFVRARVDGEIRNLDEDIKLARTYKHTIEVVVDRLKTRKDTEFKRRLVGSLETASEFGEGLINVLFDKDGEEFEKKYSEHFACVDCGINFDELSPRMFSFNAPQGACPECNGIGSKMEINPDLIVPNKNLTLNEGAIVPWSKSNKKENYYHQMLTAVAQHFNFSMDTPFNELTTEQQDTILYGCNDKIPFTFKRRNRSYQVNRKFEGVIPRMERLYLETKSNYNRKYISKFMSDHKCHVCGGKRLRPEALAVTVGGKSIADIVEMSIKDSYQFFLDLELNERENFIAKEVLKEIRERLKFLVDVGLDYLSMERSSGTLSGGEAQRIRLATQIGSGLVGVLYILDEPSIGLHQRDNVKLIETLKRLKNLGNTLIVVEHDEETILSADYVVDIGPGAGEHGGKIIAAGTPSDIMNSEDSITGKYLSRQEVIDIPTSRRPGNGKFINIIGAKQNNLKDIDVDIPLGKFTCVTGVSGSGKSSLINEILYKGLSEKLNNKFAFSGKYDDIKGYENIDKIIAIDQKPIGRTPRSNPATYTGLFTYIRELFAETPEAKARGYKPGRFSFNVKGGRCEACSGDGIVQIEMHFLADVYVPCEVCGGKRYNDETLDIRYKGKNIYEVLEMTVDEALEFFENIPKIQKKLQTLHDVGLGYMKIGQPATTLSGGEAQRIKLAKELSRTSTGKTMYILDEPTTGLHFADIKRLLDVLNRLTDSGNSVVVIEHNLDVIKTADHIIDLGPEGGDGGGQIIATGTPEEIAKQDTYTGQFLQQMLTNNITPYAKELVEQKMSK
- a CDS encoding DUF371 domain-containing protein; protein product: MIFEITTKGHKNVTSNHKSTFEITTDPEIGPTADCIIGVAMDKTMNNFSEEFKSKIANPSTEIHVILDTENGHDEIVGYGHEDLDLTHQSDIVCRKSDYVCNRTLMINADKAAKDLDKNLIDDLKQEKEMKVIIKLVI
- a CDS encoding DUF5814 domain-containing protein; translation: MLVLKKLKKQWKLYPIGSPKGALNTKRTPEFVGTIKFKEDDEGNISINRFIADYSYNDNSTLNEKLMPPQEVIKLLRSQAVFLASRDKKVEDYLKSLNIKVRHTKVCDYCAYDGDITIVNSDYSYKHNNQVICKQCAYDTIKNEIKIRGFDKKIFRNLKNLLEKTGNLSEVLSVLSPNFDAIKNKNLTLFDRIDNKSKIKIPDIEMKRLKIPKRFRDILIKNGNKKLLPVQILAIKDGLLKGQDELVVSATGSGKTLVGELAGITQALNGKKFVFLTPLVALANQKYRDFKKKYKKLGLNVAIKVGRNRVKAKGELKLPDSDISKADIVVATYEGIDYLLRSGNTKALKDLGVVLIDEIHMIDDEDRGTRLNGLIKRIKHLYPHTQMIGLSATIKNPKFLASEFNMKLVEYPNRPVPLERHLVYLRNESEKRFLMSKLVKKEYNTKSSRGYRGQTIIFTNSRRKTHQIANYLQNKKINAAAYHAGLSYNKKEKIEKDFDKGKISVVVTTAALAAGVDFPASQVIFDSLIMGNKWISPNEFSQMLGRAGRPSYHDRGIVYLLPEVGNSFEGVSEEAMALELLESDSEDVYIEYDEESAYEQILADISSKSIKNMQQLHDFYKGVDIPVSLKITADELEDLGLIDIDPNSRIGVTDYGRAVSMSFLSIPDAEFIRSSLDSRSYLKNYVKQSPFYKNKDKMNRLKVKILAIAMDLEMFENAYLSSVIHNQIANALKIKFSTRLFAESTLDIISSGEAIEKLDKKYQDAIIALQSDFLKCKCEDRPFCRCLQLGISEVIINERLKGNDPIDISNKLFRKYQIQVYPGDIFAWLDNFIKNLDAIKRIAGSFNNKKVEKETHKLIKAIENG